From one Rosa rugosa chromosome 4, drRosRugo1.1, whole genome shotgun sequence genomic stretch:
- the LOC133742887 gene encoding senescence-associated carboxylesterase 101-like isoform X1, with amino-acid sequence MTIQNQFSSGLESANFVVNSDPVHQAWCAIEQQRQVNPNAEPSLYNEIIQPENPIVIAFGTPPGSLQGQEGLVSSEGFAHFEFLCNKSNPVFSINEAAIKLFQSHYNDLLLLKNKLVENSKSKTPPLIIITGQFLGGSVATLFTLWLLEGLNLSKTKRPLCITFGSPLVGDEHLRKCVLEFSTWKPCFLHIVSDQDHTPKIFMSQNTTAGAYKPFGTFLLCSASGCACSEDPDFISEQFVTTNSPSAQTQDPNLGFSYGQILEDLKRKALCNIFKSIEGQSHPLQASIITQLLAIGVVSQQQSQDTDNLVRKMKKHETKLLIQKKKNSDSDKKLNEMKIHMAFLEWYKKDAKRQNIGYYDLYRTMGNQSDSDVKGFKKKLMNYWEDSVTEVENKPQLEGAHFRVRWLYAGTNYRGMVEPLHIADYYKDGDKNYRTDAGKRPKHFTLLEKWHQEKQEQEKKEKQEQEKKKKQETQKQEEKPESGPSKSKRENVGSSLNDDSCFWARVEEALILLENGGLTSDDKRKLKEFEDYVWNALKNYAVSPEIFLKKSSFMKWWNDYKGIVESNELLDFMKNGGPREYEAGKFT; translated from the exons ATGACCATCCAAAACCA GTTTAGCAGCGGCTTAGAATCGGCGAATTTTGTGGTGAACTCTGATCCGGTACACCAGGCATGGTGTGCGATTGAGCAACAAAGACAGGTTAATCCAAATGCAGAGCCATCCTTGTACAATGAAATAATCCAACCAGAAAATCCAATCGTCATAGCTTTTGGCACTCCACCTGGCTCTCTTCAGGGACAAGAAGGCTTGGTTTCGTCAGAAGGTTTTGCTCACTTTGAATTTTTGTGCAACAAAAGCAATCCTGTTTTCTCCATCAATGAAGCAGCTATCAAACTATTCCAGTCGCATTATAATGACCTCCTCCTCCTGAAAAATAAG CTGGTAGAGAACAGCAAGAGCAAAACCCCACCATTAATAATCATCACTGGACAATTTTTGGGAGGTAGTGTGGCTACACTCTTCACCTTATGGTTGCTAGAAGGCCTCAACTTGTCGAAAACCAAACGCCCGCTTTGCATTACTTTCGGTTCTCCACTTGTTGGCGATGAACACCTTCGAAAATGTGTGCTAGAATTCTCAACTTGGAAGCCTTGCTTCTTGCATATAGTCTCCGACCAAGATCATACACCGAAAATCTTTATGTCCCAAAATACAACTGCAGGTGCTTATAAGCCGTTTGGAACATTCTTGTTGTGCTCGGCTTCGGGTTGTGCTTGCTCTGAGGACCCAGATTTCATTTCGGAACAATTTGTGACAACCAATTCTCCCAGTGCTCAAACTCAAGATCCTAATTTGGGGTTTTCTTATGGACAAATTTTGGAGGATCTCAAGCGGAAGGCATTATGTAATATTTTCAAGTCCATTGAAGGGCAAAGCCATCCGCTTCAAGCTAGCATAATCACACAACTCCTAGCAATTGGAGTAGTCTCACAG CAACAGTCCCAGGATACTGACAATCTGGTCAGGAAGATGAAAAAACATGAAACAAAGTTATTaattcagaagaagaagaactcaGATTCTGACAAGAAAttgaatgaaatgaaaattCACATGGCCTTCTTGGAGTGGTACAAGAAGGACGCCAAACGTCAAAATATTGGATACTATGACTTGTACAGAACGATGGGCAATCAATCTGACAGTGACGTTAAGGGGTTTAAGAAGAAGCTCATGAATTACTGGGAGGACTCTGTCACAGAAGTAGAGAACAAGCCCCAGTTAGAAGGAGCTCACTTTCGGGTTCGTTGGCTTTATGCAGGCACAAACTACAGAGGAATGGTTGAACCACTTCACATTGCAGACTACTATAAGGATGGGGATAAAAATTACCGAACTGATGCTGGGAAAAGGCCTAAACATTTTACTCTGTTGGAGAAATGGCATCAGGAGAAGCAGGAgcaagaaaagaaggagaagcaggagcaagaaaagaagaagaagcaggaaacacagaaacaagaagaaaaaccagaaTCTGGCCCAAGCAAATCCAAAAGAGAGAACGTGGGTTCTAGTTTGAATGATGATTCTTGTTTCTGGGCGCGTGTTGAGGAAGCTCTCATCTTGTTGGAGAATGGAGGACTAACTAGTGATGACAAAAGGAAGTTGAAAGAGTTTGAGGACTACGTGTGGAATGCTCTCAAGAATTATGCAGTGTCACCTGAGATTTTCTTGAAGAAGAGCAGTTTTATGAAATGGTGGAATGATTATAAGGGAATTGTTGAAAGCAATGAGCTCTTGGACTTCATGAAAAATGGCGGTCCCAGAGAGTACGAGGCAGGGAAGTTCACTTAG
- the LOC133742887 gene encoding senescence-associated carboxylesterase 101-like isoform X2: MTIQNQFSSGLESANFVVNSDPVHQAWCAIEQQRQVNPNAEPSLYNEIIQPENPIVIAFGTPPGSLQGQEGLVSSEGFAHFEFLCNKSNPVFSINEAAIKLFQSHYNDLLLLKNKLVENSKSKTPPLIIITGQFLGGSVATLFTLWLLEGLNLSKTKRPLCITFGSPLVGDEHLRKCVLEFSTWKPCFLHIVSDQDHTPKIFMSQNTTAGAYKPFGTFLLCSASGCACSEDPDFISEQFVTTNSPSAQTQDPNLGFSYGQILEDLKRKALCNIFKSIEGQSHPLQASIITQLLAIGVVSQSQDTDNLVRKMKKHETKLLIQKKKNSDSDKKLNEMKIHMAFLEWYKKDAKRQNIGYYDLYRTMGNQSDSDVKGFKKKLMNYWEDSVTEVENKPQLEGAHFRVRWLYAGTNYRGMVEPLHIADYYKDGDKNYRTDAGKRPKHFTLLEKWHQEKQEQEKKEKQEQEKKKKQETQKQEEKPESGPSKSKRENVGSSLNDDSCFWARVEEALILLENGGLTSDDKRKLKEFEDYVWNALKNYAVSPEIFLKKSSFMKWWNDYKGIVESNELLDFMKNGGPREYEAGKFT; the protein is encoded by the exons ATGACCATCCAAAACCA GTTTAGCAGCGGCTTAGAATCGGCGAATTTTGTGGTGAACTCTGATCCGGTACACCAGGCATGGTGTGCGATTGAGCAACAAAGACAGGTTAATCCAAATGCAGAGCCATCCTTGTACAATGAAATAATCCAACCAGAAAATCCAATCGTCATAGCTTTTGGCACTCCACCTGGCTCTCTTCAGGGACAAGAAGGCTTGGTTTCGTCAGAAGGTTTTGCTCACTTTGAATTTTTGTGCAACAAAAGCAATCCTGTTTTCTCCATCAATGAAGCAGCTATCAAACTATTCCAGTCGCATTATAATGACCTCCTCCTCCTGAAAAATAAG CTGGTAGAGAACAGCAAGAGCAAAACCCCACCATTAATAATCATCACTGGACAATTTTTGGGAGGTAGTGTGGCTACACTCTTCACCTTATGGTTGCTAGAAGGCCTCAACTTGTCGAAAACCAAACGCCCGCTTTGCATTACTTTCGGTTCTCCACTTGTTGGCGATGAACACCTTCGAAAATGTGTGCTAGAATTCTCAACTTGGAAGCCTTGCTTCTTGCATATAGTCTCCGACCAAGATCATACACCGAAAATCTTTATGTCCCAAAATACAACTGCAGGTGCTTATAAGCCGTTTGGAACATTCTTGTTGTGCTCGGCTTCGGGTTGTGCTTGCTCTGAGGACCCAGATTTCATTTCGGAACAATTTGTGACAACCAATTCTCCCAGTGCTCAAACTCAAGATCCTAATTTGGGGTTTTCTTATGGACAAATTTTGGAGGATCTCAAGCGGAAGGCATTATGTAATATTTTCAAGTCCATTGAAGGGCAAAGCCATCCGCTTCAAGCTAGCATAATCACACAACTCCTAGCAATTGGAGTAGTCTCACAG TCCCAGGATACTGACAATCTGGTCAGGAAGATGAAAAAACATGAAACAAAGTTATTaattcagaagaagaagaactcaGATTCTGACAAGAAAttgaatgaaatgaaaattCACATGGCCTTCTTGGAGTGGTACAAGAAGGACGCCAAACGTCAAAATATTGGATACTATGACTTGTACAGAACGATGGGCAATCAATCTGACAGTGACGTTAAGGGGTTTAAGAAGAAGCTCATGAATTACTGGGAGGACTCTGTCACAGAAGTAGAGAACAAGCCCCAGTTAGAAGGAGCTCACTTTCGGGTTCGTTGGCTTTATGCAGGCACAAACTACAGAGGAATGGTTGAACCACTTCACATTGCAGACTACTATAAGGATGGGGATAAAAATTACCGAACTGATGCTGGGAAAAGGCCTAAACATTTTACTCTGTTGGAGAAATGGCATCAGGAGAAGCAGGAgcaagaaaagaaggagaagcaggagcaagaaaagaagaagaagcaggaaacacagaaacaagaagaaaaaccagaaTCTGGCCCAAGCAAATCCAAAAGAGAGAACGTGGGTTCTAGTTTGAATGATGATTCTTGTTTCTGGGCGCGTGTTGAGGAAGCTCTCATCTTGTTGGAGAATGGAGGACTAACTAGTGATGACAAAAGGAAGTTGAAAGAGTTTGAGGACTACGTGTGGAATGCTCTCAAGAATTATGCAGTGTCACCTGAGATTTTCTTGAAGAAGAGCAGTTTTATGAAATGGTGGAATGATTATAAGGGAATTGTTGAAAGCAATGAGCTCTTGGACTTCATGAAAAATGGCGGTCCCAGAGAGTACGAGGCAGGGAAGTTCACTTAG
- the LOC133742069 gene encoding gibberellin-regulated protein 14-like: protein MAFTAMLILCASVLLVATRVSCYDDHEKVEKKDQSERQSLLDTWLYPRNVPKAPESSPLLLNQPIATLPRSPSPITCAQAKPPASHQSQSLLSMWLYSGIPEAPSPVICAQATPPTTSSTPIVNTHRDCMPLCAARCKVEPHRKICRRLCMKCCSRCKCVPPGEYGTNMDKCGKCYTDMEYHGHKCP, encoded by the exons ATGGCTTTCACAGCTATGCTCATTCTCTGTGCCTCTGTTCTCCTTGTCGCTACTAGG GTCTCATGCTATGATGATCACGAGAAAGTTGAGAAGAAG GATCAAAGTGAACGCCAAAGTTTACTCGATACGTGGCTATATCCGCGCAATGTTCCTAAAGCACCTGAATCATCACCTCTACTGCTAAATCAGCCCATTGCTACTCTACCACGGTCGCCCTCGCCGATCACCTGTGCACAAGCAAAACCACCTGCCAGTCACCAGTCCCAAAGTTTATTAAGTATGTGGCTATATTCGGGCATTCCTGAAGCACCCTCGCCAGTCATCTGTGCACAAGCAACACCACCCACAACATCATCCACTCCCATTGTGAATACTCACAGAG ATTGCATGCCGTTGTGTGCAGCGAGGTGCAAAGTAGAACCACACAGGAAGATATGCAGGAGATTGTGTATGAAGTGCTGTAGCCGGTGCAAATGTGTTCCGCCGGGAGAATATGGCACCAACATGGATAAGTGTGGCAAGTGCTACACTGATATGGAGTATCACGGCCATAAGTGCCCATGA